A single Desulfovibrio gilichinskyi DNA region contains:
- the rplT gene encoding 50S ribosomal protein L20 translates to MRVKRGIAANKRHKKYLKMAKGFRGSGSSLYRTARERVERSLCMAYVGRKVRKREMRKLWIQRINAAARLNDMSYSRFINGLSKAGIELNRKILADLAVCDTVAFAKLAETARAQVS, encoded by the coding sequence ATGAGAGTAAAACGTGGTATTGCCGCTAATAAGCGTCACAAAAAATATTTGAAGATGGCCAAAGGTTTTCGTGGTTCCGGTAGCTCATTGTACCGCACCGCCAGAGAACGTGTAGAACGTTCACTTTGCATGGCCTATGTAGGACGTAAAGTTCGCAAACGTGAAATGCGTAAACTTTGGATTCAGCGTATTAACGCTGCAGCCCGTCTAAATGACATGTCTTACAGCCGCTTCATTAACGGTCTTTCTAAGGCCGGTATTGAACTCAACCGTAAGATCCTGGCTGACCTGGCCGTTTGCGACACTGTCGCTTTCGCCAAGCTCGCTGAGACAGCTAGAGCTCAGGTAAGCTAA
- the rpmI gene encoding 50S ribosomal protein L35 has translation MPKMKTRRGAAKRFTKTGSGKFKRRKQGLRHILTKKSAKRKSRLGQSALVDSANLGQVKRMLPYS, from the coding sequence ATGCCAAAAATGAAAACTAGAAGAGGCGCTGCAAAGCGTTTCACTAAAACTGGTAGCGGAAAATTCAAACGCCGTAAGCAAGGTCTTCGTCATATTCTGACAAAGAAAAGCGCAAAGCGTAAGAGCAGACTAGGTCAGAGCGCACTCGTTGATTCAGCCAATTTAGGCCAAGTCAAACGCATGCTCCCTTATTCCTAA
- the infC gene encoding translation initiation factor IF-3: MAFNKDGRRPFRREDGARRNERIRVPQVRVIDDQGEQLGVISTTDALELAMSRGLDLVEVAEKEDPPVCKIMDYGKFKYQQQKRKQEAKKKQTVIQIKEVKFRPKTDEHDYQTKLKHIRRFLDDGDRCKVTIFFRGREIVHKDRGLIVLERVKEDTKDLAKMDQAPRSEGRTMNMMLAPIKK; encoded by the coding sequence ATAGCTTTTAATAAAGACGGCAGGCGTCCCTTTCGTAGGGAAGACGGAGCCAGACGAAACGAACGTATTCGAGTTCCTCAGGTTAGAGTTATCGATGATCAAGGCGAACAGTTGGGAGTAATTTCAACTACTGATGCGCTTGAACTAGCTATGAGCAGAGGACTTGATTTGGTAGAAGTTGCAGAAAAGGAAGATCCACCTGTATGCAAGATTATGGACTATGGTAAGTTCAAATATCAGCAGCAGAAGCGCAAGCAGGAAGCCAAAAAGAAGCAAACTGTCATCCAGATCAAGGAAGTAAAGTTTCGACCAAAAACCGATGAGCACGATTACCAGACAAAGCTCAAGCATATTCGTCGCTTCCTTGATGACGGCGACAGATGCAAGGTCACCATATTTTTCCGGGGACGAGAAATCGTCCACAAGGACAGAGGGTTGATTGTTTTGGAACGCGTCAAAGAAGATACTAAGGATTTGGCCAAAATGGACCAGGCCCCTAGATCTGAAGGACGTACCATGAACATGATGCTAGCTCCCATAAAAAAATAA
- the thrS gene encoding threonine--tRNA ligase has translation MLVAGNELEVEQGAIVGEVLKEALSKKQFKSAVAAKCGDTFIDLSSTVPADCTTLEPVMETSDEGLEIIRHSTAHLMAEAVKKLFPTAKVTIGPSIANGFYYDFEYERPFTPEDLEAIEAEMLSRVGANEEFSRMELTSAEAREKFDKMGEAYKVELIDDLGAETVSIYTNGDFCDLCRGPHVARTGMLKAFKLLSVAGAYWRGDEKRAQLQRIYGTAFADAKELKKHLNRLEEAKKRDHRKLGTQLDLFSISNEVGAGMIIWHPKGALVRAILEDFERKEHLKRGYNFVQGPLILKRELWERSGHYDNYRENMYFTEIDDQAYGIKPMNCLSHMLVFKSRIRSYRDLPQRYFELGVVHRHEKSGVLHGLMRVRSFTQDDAHILCRQDQLRDEIIGVAKFVGDIMNLFGFSYEAEISTKPEKAIGSEADWEKATFALKDALETMGMEYSINEGDGAFYGPKIDIIIKDALDRRWQCATIQCDFTLPDRFDLVYVGDDGERHRPVMLHRVILGSIERFIGVLLEHTGGALPAWLSPVQAKILTVTDTQNEYAEKVLRFLQEKGIRAEVDIRNEKLGYKVREAQLEKVPYMLIIGDNEVAAESVNVRARDGEDPGLKPLDEAAELISTAINEPFKRGGMSYSF, from the coding sequence ATGCTAGTAGCAGGAAATGAGCTTGAAGTAGAGCAAGGCGCCATTGTCGGCGAGGTGCTTAAAGAAGCCCTGTCGAAAAAACAATTCAAGAGTGCAGTTGCTGCCAAATGCGGCGATACATTCATTGACCTTTCATCCACCGTTCCTGCGGACTGCACAACGCTCGAACCTGTCATGGAAACATCTGATGAAGGATTAGAAATAATCCGCCATTCCACAGCTCACCTTATGGCTGAAGCTGTAAAAAAACTTTTTCCGACAGCAAAAGTGACCATCGGGCCTTCTATTGCTAACGGTTTTTACTACGACTTCGAATACGAACGTCCTTTTACACCTGAAGACTTAGAAGCAATTGAAGCAGAAATGCTCAGTCGCGTAGGTGCTAACGAAGAATTTTCACGAATGGAACTTACCAGCGCAGAAGCCAGAGAAAAATTTGACAAAATGGGCGAAGCCTACAAAGTCGAACTTATTGACGACCTCGGAGCTGAAACAGTTTCTATCTATACAAACGGCGACTTCTGTGACCTTTGCCGTGGACCTCACGTTGCCCGTACAGGCATGCTTAAAGCTTTCAAGCTTCTGTCTGTAGCAGGTGCTTACTGGCGCGGTGATGAAAAACGTGCTCAACTTCAGCGTATTTACGGGACCGCTTTTGCGGATGCCAAAGAGCTGAAAAAGCATCTTAATCGACTTGAAGAAGCCAAGAAACGTGACCACCGCAAGCTCGGAACTCAGCTGGATCTTTTTTCAATCAGCAATGAAGTCGGCGCCGGCATGATCATCTGGCATCCAAAAGGTGCTCTCGTCAGAGCAATCCTTGAAGACTTCGAACGCAAAGAACATCTGAAACGTGGTTATAACTTTGTTCAGGGACCGCTTATTCTCAAAAGAGAACTTTGGGAACGGTCAGGACATTATGATAACTATCGTGAAAATATGTATTTTACTGAGATTGATGATCAGGCATACGGCATCAAACCGATGAACTGCCTGTCTCACATGCTGGTATTTAAATCCAGAATTCGCAGCTACCGTGACCTTCCACAGCGTTATTTTGAGCTTGGAGTCGTTCACCGCCACGAAAAATCAGGTGTTCTGCACGGTCTCATGAGAGTGCGCTCCTTTACTCAGGATGATGCACATATTCTTTGCCGTCAGGATCAACTCAGAGATGAAATTATCGGCGTAGCAAAATTCGTCGGTGATATAATGAATCTTTTCGGATTCAGCTATGAAGCTGAAATCAGCACCAAGCCTGAAAAGGCTATCGGTTCCGAAGCAGATTGGGAAAAAGCAACTTTTGCACTGAAAGATGCGCTAGAAACCATGGGCATGGAGTATTCTATTAATGAAGGTGATGGAGCTTTTTACGGCCCCAAAATCGACATTATTATCAAAGATGCACTTGACCGTCGCTGGCAGTGTGCTACTATTCAGTGTGATTTTACCTTGCCAGACAGGTTCGACTTAGTATATGTGGGCGATGACGGTGAACGACACAGACCAGTAATGCTGCATCGCGTCATCCTCGGCTCCATTGAAAGGTTCATTGGAGTACTGCTCGAACACACAGGTGGAGCGCTGCCCGCCTGGTTATCTCCTGTTCAGGCAAAAATTCTTACTGTTACTGACACTCAGAACGAATACGCTGAAAAAGTCTTGCGATTTTTGCAAGAAAAGGGCATTCGTGCTGAGGTTGATATACGCAACGAAAAATTGGGCTACAAAGTACGGGAAGCTCAATTGGAGAAGGTCCCGTACATGTTGATAATCGGCGACAACGAAGTCGCAGCGGAGTCGGTCAATGTAAGGGCCCGCGACGGGGAAGACCCGGGACTCAAGCCTCTTGATGAAGCGGCTGAGCTTATTTCGACCGCCATCAACGAACCATTCAAACGCGGAGGCATGAGCTATAGCTTTTAA
- a CDS encoding acyl-[acyl-carrier-protein] thioesterase, protein MNDTMNVSSVVPAYETGPNDRMHYHWLMWRLQEAATMHANREGFGAEQLDAKNCFWILTSMCIEISELPKRNDIFSLTTWSRGAKKLRALREFEGCDESGNIIVRASSEWMVLDSESGKPLNIESLGIDLLPKTKSLFSEKIKRIRPGKPEDEIRTFRVPYSSLDASGHVNNTEYLRWGMDALRMQAAVPEDISSIRIAFLSEVFEGNTIRLMNCEKTPQGFELLGHNESNNKNSFALQVQ, encoded by the coding sequence ATGAATGATACCATGAATGTAAGCTCTGTGGTCCCGGCATATGAAACAGGACCGAACGATAGAATGCACTATCATTGGCTGATGTGGAGATTGCAGGAAGCTGCAACCATGCACGCCAATCGTGAAGGATTCGGAGCTGAGCAGTTAGACGCCAAAAACTGTTTCTGGATACTGACTTCCATGTGCATAGAAATTAGCGAACTTCCTAAACGTAATGATATATTTTCTCTTACCACATGGTCACGGGGAGCTAAAAAATTAAGAGCTCTTCGTGAATTTGAAGGCTGTGATGAAAGCGGAAACATAATTGTCCGTGCAAGCTCGGAATGGATGGTGCTTGATTCTGAATCAGGAAAACCGCTGAACATAGAATCATTAGGGATAGACCTGCTGCCGAAGACAAAATCGCTATTTTCAGAAAAAATTAAAAGAATCCGTCCCGGCAAACCGGAAGATGAGATCAGAACTTTCCGTGTCCCTTACAGTTCACTGGATGCAAGCGGACACGTAAATAATACCGAATACCTGCGCTGGGGCATGGACGCGCTCAGAATGCAAGCAGCAGTGCCGGAAGATATAAGCTCGATTCGCATAGCTTTTCTATCGGAAGTGTTTGAGGGTAATACAATCAGGCTTATGAATTGCGAAAAAACTCCACAAGGTTTTGAATTACTGGGCCATAACGAATCAAATAATAAAAATTCGTTTGCTCTTCAGGTTCAATGA
- the shc gene encoding squalene--hopene cyclase, with protein MNNTKTAKTNANKKKDRNSNSVVALLQPKDALKKVVSRFRTLQSPEGYWVFALEADVTIPSEYIMFQRFLNREMDPKVAERLGNYIRSKQMPDGGWPLHDHDGPVNISASVKAYMALKILGDDKNDEHMVRARQIILAKGGAESANVFTRICLATFGQIPWHCPPAMPIEIVLLPKWFFFHLDKVSYWSRSVIYPLLLIYEKKPVCSLRVDESIPELFCKPQEELVHIDRYRDKALRKNLFILLDRVLKRTIHLIPDSIHKKAVNFAEKWTRDHMAGRGGIGAIFPAMANAVTALSLSGYDESDPDYARGLQAVDDLIVDRFQVSEKSPSEFTVVTGGRELSAAPELDISAEKGTAENMEQCMCQPCNSPIWDTCLALSAILEAGEDKDSGLVKKAVDWLFEQQIFVQGDWASKAPTLQGAGWAFQFENTFYPDLDDTAMVLMAMARAGVLEMEEHRENFVKAVNWLIGMQCTGGGYAAFDIDNDALYLNDIPFADHGALLDPPTSDLTARVIELLGVIGYNKSFRPIKEGIEFLKKEQEDDGSWFGRWGVNYIYGTWSVLCGLRQVGEDMNSSYVCKAVEWFENHQNRDGGWGESCLSYNDKYYAGKGESTPSQTAWALLGLMAAKRVNSKAVSRGIRYLLENQKKDGSWDEKYFTGTGFPKVFYLRYHGYSQYFPMWALGVYERFSAGEDSQQILMRRPSPLDLGKKW; from the coding sequence ATGAACAATACAAAGACTGCAAAAACCAACGCTAACAAGAAAAAAGATAGAAACAGCAACTCAGTTGTAGCGTTATTACAGCCTAAAGATGCGCTCAAAAAGGTTGTCAGCCGCTTCCGCACACTACAGAGTCCTGAAGGCTACTGGGTTTTTGCTCTTGAAGCTGATGTAACTATTCCATCAGAATATATAATGTTTCAGCGGTTCTTAAACCGTGAAATGGACCCGAAGGTTGCTGAAAGACTCGGCAACTATATTCGTTCCAAACAGATGCCTGACGGCGGCTGGCCTCTCCATGACCACGACGGCCCTGTAAATATCAGCGCATCAGTTAAAGCCTACATGGCTCTTAAAATACTGGGCGATGACAAAAATGATGAACACATGGTGCGTGCCCGTCAGATAATTCTGGCAAAAGGCGGAGCAGAATCCGCAAATGTTTTCACACGCATATGCCTTGCGACTTTCGGCCAGATTCCGTGGCACTGCCCTCCAGCAATGCCTATTGAAATAGTGCTGTTGCCGAAATGGTTTTTCTTCCATTTAGATAAGGTTTCATACTGGTCAAGATCAGTTATCTATCCGCTGCTGCTTATTTATGAAAAGAAACCTGTCTGCTCATTGCGCGTGGACGAGTCTATTCCTGAACTTTTCTGTAAACCGCAAGAAGAACTGGTTCATATAGACAGGTATAGAGACAAAGCACTTCGCAAAAATTTATTCATCCTATTGGATAGAGTGCTGAAAAGGACAATACATCTGATACCGGACTCCATTCATAAAAAAGCGGTTAACTTCGCTGAAAAGTGGACCCGTGACCATATGGCCGGACGCGGCGGAATCGGTGCGATTTTCCCTGCTATGGCAAATGCAGTCACAGCTCTCAGCCTGTCCGGTTATGACGAGTCAGACCCGGATTACGCGCGAGGCTTGCAGGCGGTTGATGACCTTATAGTAGACAGATTTCAGGTCAGTGAAAAATCTCCTTCTGAATTCACTGTCGTAACCGGAGGGCGTGAGCTTTCCGCAGCACCGGAACTGGATATTTCAGCGGAAAAAGGGACTGCTGAAAACATGGAACAGTGCATGTGCCAGCCCTGCAACTCCCCTATCTGGGATACATGCTTGGCCCTTTCCGCAATACTTGAAGCCGGAGAAGACAAAGACAGCGGCTTGGTAAAAAAAGCTGTCGACTGGCTATTCGAGCAACAGATATTTGTTCAGGGGGACTGGGCTTCCAAAGCACCGACCCTTCAAGGTGCAGGCTGGGCTTTCCAGTTTGAGAACACTTTCTACCCAGACCTTGATGACACTGCTATGGTGCTCATGGCTATGGCCCGTGCCGGCGTTCTGGAAATGGAAGAACACCGCGAGAATTTCGTCAAAGCTGTAAACTGGCTTATCGGTATGCAATGCACAGGCGGAGGCTACGCGGCCTTTGATATTGATAACGACGCCTTATATTTAAATGATATTCCATTTGCGGATCATGGAGCATTGCTTGATCCTCCTACGTCAGACCTTACAGCCCGCGTAATCGAATTACTCGGTGTTATCGGGTATAATAAAAGTTTCCGCCCGATCAAAGAAGGAATTGAATTCCTTAAAAAAGAACAGGAAGACGACGGATCATGGTTCGGTCGCTGGGGCGTAAACTATATTTACGGAACGTGGTCGGTTCTCTGCGGACTGCGTCAGGTCGGCGAAGACATGAACTCTTCATATGTCTGCAAAGCTGTTGAATGGTTTGAAAATCATCAAAATAGAGATGGTGGCTGGGGCGAATCATGCCTGAGCTATAATGATAAATACTACGCAGGAAAAGGAGAATCCACTCCGTCGCAGACGGCATGGGCTTTACTCGGGTTGATGGCGGCAAAAAGAGTAAACAGCAAAGCCGTAAGCAGAGGTATCCGTTACCTGTTAGAGAATCAGAAAAAAGACGGAAGCTGGGATGAAAAATATTTCACTGGAACCGGATTTCCAAAAGTATTCTACCTTCGCTACCACGGATACAGCCAGTATTTCCCCATGTGGGCACTGGGCGTGTACGAAAGGTTTTCAGCAGGCGAAGATTCTCAGCAAATACTGATGCGCCGCCCTTCTCCGCTGGACCTGGGTAAGAAGTGGTAG
- a CDS encoding TetR/AcrR family transcriptional regulator gives MITQATILDSPQLPLKMLILDAARKLFAEHGYAQVSMRKLATTIGYSPTTIYHHFKDKKELFLCLTEETYRDFLQAINEILSVSKSPKGALKDILYTFVTMGLENPNAYRVGFMMETDMWNAGNSHFEQNPLGKTMYERIKSCVKKCMPPNSSDEDILVTSNSVIAAAHGLTSLLVTYPHFEWGPVAKLKKQVIDSAVDAIV, from the coding sequence ATGATTACACAAGCTACAATATTAGACAGCCCTCAGCTTCCATTAAAGATGCTGATACTTGATGCTGCGCGCAAATTATTTGCCGAGCACGGCTATGCGCAGGTATCAATGCGCAAGTTAGCGACGACCATCGGTTACTCGCCGACTACTATATATCACCATTTCAAAGATAAGAAGGAATTATTTCTTTGCCTGACAGAAGAAACATATCGGGACTTTCTGCAAGCAATTAACGAAATTCTTTCTGTCTCCAAATCTCCAAAAGGTGCTTTAAAAGATATTTTATATACTTTTGTAACCATGGGACTTGAAAACCCCAATGCTTACAGAGTCGGATTTATGATGGAAACAGACATGTGGAATGCCGGCAACTCACATTTTGAGCAGAATCCACTTGGCAAAACCATGTATGAACGCATCAAATCATGCGTAAAAAAATGTATGCCGCCGAACTCATCTGATGAAGATATTCTTGTAACATCAAATTCAGTCATAGCAGCGGCGCACGGGCTTACTTCCCTGCTTGTAACCTATCCTCACTTTGAGTGGGGCCCAGTTGCTAAACTGAAAAAACAAGTCATCGACTCAGCAGTAGACGCAATAGTCTAA
- a CDS encoding FtsK/SpoIIIE domain-containing protein, whose protein sequence is MNCHPSTDCSRLSSILSNGHIGFFCSRERTPAYTRFAQQLVVQFISDNFVEYSKLEIVVADYYDRGRHFAEILPAISKIITDESLLQDKVQELVNVCDRRFREDDVQKEKTFSFTLKNTFLFLSGDCCSILGTTEFSHLLRYGREVGIFIVMVFSDVQLFHVYNQYGDVFYQQDSVHWDTLWSAKRDFKRFGEKPVALGQIDLDSDKEILKFFTDKILEEREKYKASNTLTNLLKDAERHKSAVTGIKVPIGRDEDGETCYFELDKHPKIHTMVSGTTGAGKSNFFKTLVSSCIHSYSPDELQLVLIDLKQGAAFNPFKLEENIWMYCDTNPESVLFNDENIVINEECNIPPVGADEKDTPTNDKIISGEDLSSILDKVLTSFEKNYKEGMTETVGEDISSHEILSVLDIFSNLHIEFEERIRLFTKYSFDNYQDFREGYIVNEVGRNLPRILIIIDEVQILFDKDNTRDSLLKCAGLLRRLFAEGRAAGFHFILSTQSFDISRGFTLPEAVEQNSGVRISFSATEDEDSSAVLGRYNYSAVGLDIGECIHNLGKRIETNKKMTVAYFDK, encoded by the coding sequence ATGAATTGTCATCCGTCAACAGATTGTTCTCGTTTAAGCTCAATTTTAAGCAATGGTCATATAGGTTTTTTTTGCAGTCGCGAGAGAACCCCCGCTTATACTAGGTTTGCTCAGCAATTGGTTGTTCAATTTATTTCTGATAATTTTGTTGAATATAGTAAATTGGAGATAGTTGTTGCTGACTACTATGATCGTGGTCGACATTTCGCTGAAATACTACCTGCTATCTCAAAGATAATAACTGACGAAAGCTTGTTGCAAGATAAAGTGCAAGAGCTTGTTAATGTATGCGATCGTCGATTCAGGGAAGATGATGTCCAAAAGGAAAAGACTTTCAGCTTTACTCTAAAGAATACATTTCTGTTTTTATCTGGCGATTGCTGTTCGATATTAGGAACAACTGAATTTTCCCATCTCTTGCGCTATGGTCGCGAGGTGGGAATTTTTATTGTTATGGTCTTTTCTGATGTGCAGTTGTTTCATGTATATAATCAGTACGGCGATGTGTTTTACCAGCAGGACAGTGTCCATTGGGATACGCTTTGGTCTGCTAAGCGTGATTTTAAGCGTTTTGGTGAGAAGCCAGTTGCTCTCGGGCAGATTGATCTAGATTCAGATAAGGAAATATTAAAATTCTTTACTGATAAAATTTTGGAAGAAAGAGAGAAGTATAAGGCGTCGAATACGCTAACAAATCTACTTAAGGATGCAGAACGTCATAAGTCTGCAGTAACAGGGATTAAGGTCCCTATTGGACGTGATGAGGATGGAGAGACTTGTTATTTTGAATTAGATAAGCATCCTAAGATTCACACAATGGTTTCTGGCACAACAGGGGCAGGTAAAAGTAATTTTTTTAAAACGCTAGTGAGTAGCTGTATACATTCATATTCTCCTGATGAACTGCAACTTGTTCTAATTGATTTGAAGCAAGGTGCTGCGTTTAATCCTTTTAAGCTAGAAGAGAATATATGGATGTATTGTGATACGAATCCAGAATCAGTTCTTTTTAACGACGAGAATATAGTAATAAATGAAGAGTGCAATATTCCTCCGGTTGGTGCTGATGAAAAGGATACACCGACTAATGATAAGATAATTTCTGGCGAAGATTTATCATCTATATTGGATAAAGTTTTAACTTCCTTTGAGAAAAATTATAAAGAAGGAATGACCGAAACAGTTGGTGAAGATATTTCAAGTCATGAGATTTTGTCTGTATTGGATATTTTTTCAAATTTGCATATTGAATTTGAAGAAAGAATTAGATTGTTTACTAAATATTCATTCGATAATTACCAAGATTTTCGTGAGGGATATATAGTAAATGAAGTTGGTCGTAATTTACCGAGGATTTTGATAATTATTGATGAAGTGCAAATTCTTTTTGATAAAGATAATACGAGAGATAGTCTTTTAAAATGTGCAGGTTTACTCAGAAGATTGTTTGCCGAAGGAAGAGCTGCCGGATTTCATTTTATTCTTTCGACGCAATCTTTTGATATTAGTAGAGGGTTTACTCTTCCTGAAGCTGTTGAACAAAATAGTGGGGTTAGAATTTCTTTTAGCGCAACAGAAGATGAGGATAGTTCTGCTGTGTTAGGGCGATACAATTATTCTGCTGTGGGTTTGGATATCGGAGAGTGTATACATAATCTTGGGAAGAGAATAGAAACAAATAAGAAAATGACAGTAGCCTATTTTGATAAATAG
- a CDS encoding SH3 domain-containing protein, translating to MRNLLFVGVLILFVVGGCIPHKSKDSGAYGSAKKVEKKVSTQVAGIAVSDVNMRQNPGKSGKKLAALRKGEKVVVLGRKGNWYKVNQQSSGKIGYVYYPYIDVQFSGVDSITGQIIKSTKVYAQPNLKNATKVSFRPGKKITALAKQGAFYTIKLDGKNSFVPVKSSILDLEKVTPPFHVVYVDAPAAPVAVKSKPKGKPKKTVAKKKETKKSVVDSSEESKESSFSLSSLWGDDEPRYSDKYREEKEVDPEEMLDIVRPSLTGYADEFAPVRRACMAKDYRAICELSNDYDGESYKDYKKAIDFAHEIGWLRTVERATLALDNGDFDKASKLFGASEKLADERDVRTGDADALQTGLSFLGTVSGQEGIGEYEILGYERVLSLNYKALAEILSGKKGAYNIAKRSIALQNRERDEFESMIRDLEIKEREKKNKIGANDPLKEFYSKVDMTLFEPKNKKERSAVLRQTSNAFINPFGDYLHGLILECESYYKPSLRSNAAIAYRKAAKLQPKAKKMLLQAKSDMGKPAKAYSNKRLVHVIVSEGFAPQKWTKNIMLPVTIPPMQVKTTELRTVSCVAGTPKVSFKGSPTRSLSEISNIEAISFRYDEDCSFVRTSNLVWKIGQSYVEKQMNILVSGLSFAKELLAEPDSRAWLSLPKKVYATRIFVKNDTSSATITITKPNGKILTRSSVKLPKGNAPVIIYGRANDDGVQLYASAFNK from the coding sequence ATGCGTAACTTATTGTTTGTTGGGGTATTAATTCTTTTTGTTGTAGGGGGATGTATTCCTCATAAATCTAAAGATTCTGGAGCATATGGTTCAGCAAAGAAAGTAGAAAAAAAAGTTTCGACTCAAGTTGCTGGAATTGCTGTATCTGATGTCAATATGAGGCAGAATCCCGGGAAATCGGGGAAGAAGCTCGCTGCCCTTCGTAAAGGCGAAAAGGTCGTTGTTTTAGGACGAAAAGGGAATTGGTATAAGGTTAATCAGCAATCTAGCGGAAAGATTGGGTACGTTTATTATCCTTATATTGATGTTCAGTTTTCTGGAGTGGATTCGATTACTGGACAAATTATTAAGTCTACAAAAGTATACGCACAACCCAATTTAAAAAATGCAACAAAGGTTTCTTTTCGACCTGGGAAAAAGATAACAGCTCTTGCTAAGCAGGGAGCTTTCTACACAATTAAGCTCGACGGGAAAAACAGTTTTGTTCCAGTTAAGAGTTCTATTTTGGACTTGGAGAAAGTGACTCCCCCGTTTCATGTTGTTTATGTTGACGCGCCGGCTGCACCTGTTGCTGTAAAGTCAAAACCTAAGGGCAAACCCAAAAAGACTGTAGCTAAAAAGAAAGAGACTAAGAAATCTGTCGTAGATTCATCAGAGGAATCAAAAGAGAGTTCTTTTAGTCTTTCGAGCTTGTGGGGTGATGACGAGCCTAGATATTCAGATAAATATCGAGAAGAAAAGGAAGTCGATCCAGAAGAGATGCTTGATATTGTTCGGCCAAGCCTGACAGGTTATGCTGACGAATTTGCGCCTGTTCGTAGAGCATGTATGGCCAAGGATTATAGGGCAATTTGTGAGCTCAGTAATGATTACGATGGCGAGTCTTACAAGGATTATAAAAAAGCAATAGATTTTGCTCATGAAATTGGTTGGTTGAGAACAGTTGAGCGAGCAACTCTTGCTCTGGATAATGGTGATTTTGATAAAGCCAGCAAGCTCTTTGGCGCATCTGAAAAGCTTGCAGATGAAAGAGATGTTCGAACTGGGGATGCAGACGCATTACAAACAGGATTGTCTTTCTTGGGAACTGTTTCTGGACAGGAAGGGATTGGTGAATATGAAATCCTAGGATATGAAAGAGTCCTTTCTTTGAATTATAAGGCTCTTGCTGAAATTTTATCAGGTAAGAAAGGTGCTTATAATATTGCTAAACGTTCTATTGCTCTCCAGAACAGAGAACGTGATGAGTTTGAATCGATGATCAGGGATTTGGAGATAAAGGAAAGAGAGAAGAAGAATAAGATAGGTGCAAACGATCCTTTGAAAGAGTTCTATTCTAAAGTCGACATGACTTTATTTGAACCCAAAAACAAAAAAGAAAGATCTGCTGTCTTACGTCAGACGTCAAATGCATTTATCAACCCATTTGGTGATTATCTCCATGGTCTTATTCTTGAGTGTGAAAGCTACTATAAGCCATCGTTAAGAAGCAATGCAGCTATCGCTTACCGTAAAGCAGCTAAGCTTCAGCCTAAAGCAAAGAAAATGCTGTTGCAGGCAAAAAGTGATATGGGTAAACCTGCGAAGGCTTATTCAAACAAGCGATTGGTGCATGTAATAGTGTCCGAGGGTTTTGCCCCCCAAAAGTGGACAAAAAATATAATGCTTCCTGTTACAATTCCACCTATGCAGGTGAAAACTACTGAGTTGAGGACTGTTTCGTGTGTAGCTGGTACACCGAAAGTCTCATTTAAAGGTTCACCAACTCGTTCTCTGTCTGAAATCTCCAACATCGAAGCTATCTCATTTAGGTATGATGAAGATTGCTCATTTGTGAGAACATCAAATCTTGTGTGGAAGATTGGTCAATCCTATGTTGAGAAACAGATGAATATTTTGGTTTCAGGTCTTAGTTTTGCAAAAGAACTTTTAGCAGAGCCTGATAGTAGAGCTTGGCTTTCCTTGCCAAAAAAGGTTTATGCGACTAGGATTTTTGTAAAAAATGATACTTCAAGTGCAACGATCACCATTACAAAGCCGAATGGAAAAATTTTGACACGATCTTCGGTTAAGCTTCCTAAGGGCAATGCTCCTGTAATTATTTATGGTCGAGCAAATGATGATGGTGTTCAGCTTTATGCTTCAGCTTTTAACAAGTAG